A section of the Streptosporangiales bacterium genome encodes:
- a CDS encoding glycosyltransferase, which produces MLVVTPTYNERATLSGVVQRLRTSAPEADVLVVDDASPDGTGEIADRLAGDDRQVHVLHRNSKDGLGRAYVAGFEWGLERGYDVLVAMDADGSHQPEQLRRLLTALDDADVVIGSRWVPGGVVRNWPLRRELLSRGANVYARLALGIPVRDATAGYRAYRSVVLDKIGIAEVASQGYCFQIDLVLRALRAGSRVVEVPIEFVERAEGTSKMSGHVVAEALTRVTLWGLRHPFGGGRR; this is translated from the coding sequence GTGCTGGTCGTCACACCGACCTACAACGAGCGGGCGACGCTGTCGGGTGTCGTGCAGCGGCTGCGCACCTCGGCGCCGGAGGCGGACGTGCTGGTCGTCGACGACGCCAGCCCGGACGGCACCGGCGAGATCGCGGACCGGCTCGCCGGCGACGACCGACAGGTGCACGTGTTGCACCGAAACAGCAAGGACGGCCTCGGGCGCGCGTACGTCGCGGGGTTCGAGTGGGGCCTCGAACGCGGGTACGACGTGCTCGTGGCGATGGACGCGGACGGCTCGCACCAGCCCGAGCAGCTGCGTCGGCTGCTGACGGCGCTCGACGACGCGGACGTCGTGATCGGCTCGCGCTGGGTGCCGGGCGGCGTGGTGCGGAACTGGCCGCTGCGCCGGGAGCTGCTGTCGCGCGGCGCGAACGTCTACGCGCGGCTCGCGTTGGGCATCCCCGTGCGGGACGCGACCGCCGGGTACCGCGCCTACCGGTCCGTGGTGCTGGACAAGATCGGCATCGCGGAGGTCGCCTCGCAGGGCTACTGCTTCCAGATCGACCTCGTGCTGCGGGCGCTGCGCGCCGGGTCGCGGGTCGTGGAGGTCCCGATCGAGTTCGTGGAACGTGCCGAGGGGACGAGCAAGATGAGCGGCCACGTCGTCGCCGAGGCGCTGACCAGGGTCACGCTGTGGGGCCTGCGGCACCCGTTCGGCGGCGGCCGCAGATGA
- a CDS encoding FxsA family protein: protein MRRLLLALGAAGVVVLEVAVLVQVAQLIGWWTLLLLIATSVLGGWLMKRAGVRTLAALRDAMQSGEALDRKLADGGVVLAGGLLMVLPGFVTDVLGALLALPVTRPLATRVFLGVLGRRLADLERAVPPGMGGFGPSTDGQYSQEPGPVVQGKVVSRDETGEDGG, encoded by the coding sequence ATGCGGCGGTTGCTCTTGGCGTTGGGTGCGGCGGGTGTCGTCGTGCTCGAGGTCGCCGTGCTCGTACAGGTCGCCCAGCTGATCGGCTGGTGGACGCTGCTGCTGCTGATCGCCACCAGCGTGCTCGGCGGCTGGCTGATGAAGCGCGCGGGTGTGCGCACCCTCGCGGCGCTGCGCGACGCGATGCAGAGCGGCGAGGCGCTGGACAGGAAGCTCGCGGACGGCGGCGTCGTGCTTGCCGGCGGGTTGCTGATGGTGCTGCCGGGGTTCGTCACGGACGTGCTCGGCGCGCTGCTCGCGCTGCCGGTGACCAGGCCGCTGGCCACCCGGGTGTTCCTCGGGGTGCTCGGGCGGCGGCTGGCCGACCTGGAACGCGCCGTGCCGCCGGGTATGGGTGGGTTCGGCCCGTCGACGGACGGGCAGTACTCGCAGGAGCCTGGCCCCGTGGTGCAGGGCAAGGTGGTGTCCCGCGACGAGACCGGCG